From Candidatus Kaelpia aquatica, a single genomic window includes:
- a CDS encoding MMPL family transporter, with product MVAKFSFKIKNIIRLFNPQVWVAVAVTFLGLVVLINFVNLTPEVTDDFFFSSEDPQFQYEKKISKLFVRNDGMIVISATGDIGSLLYREKVYDLSESLLGLDGVSGVSSLTHGPNDFEDALKSPMWKRMILSDDMKSTNLIVLLDEAVSDLMVPFIEDMVYQFESQDFKLRVSGMPYIVELIRRSLLRDIKVFSVIAILIFGLIIFTLFRSKGAFFGTLITCLNACIWTFMLTDFLGIPIGILTANLGTIICILTLSHIIFLTYSWKSACYAPTPLIPRPKLWGFPFKLLFKKKQDDSSLPSFTPVIEALILTFPPSFWGMFTTLLGFISLIFVQAKPLRDLGASGAIGTLMAIVAAYTIYPAFLKASSVEKQKKIAQSKPKIEVIQGNIYGFLNRKRSYIITIIVAISIMVIPGLFSIDSDPSLLSYFAKGSEIRNGLGYIDRNGGSSPLIIVVKSQSDEKIVSQKTFKDLWRLQEVLEQHRSVGSVLSLPVLLAQARKTPLGFLVSVISMDALISVLKKPEYDAVAKSFISSDGKYGLFMLRMTESYRVRSRLEIIDEIKELVYAQGFAPEIIGGIYSLQGHLAKLVAVSLVNGLGKLVLLFAVIGLMISRSFRITLALTLSVAILPISILGLIGLYRIPLDIISAPASNIAIAIGIDAMIHMIKAFQRLKDWDKVKDHLWQPILTAMFVISIGFGIFSFSSFPPTQRFGLAILVGSIFASLTALFIMPFLVKKIKIGKLPKSETMLKQGI from the coding sequence ATGGTAGCAAAGTTCTCTTTTAAAATTAAAAATATAATTAGATTATTTAATCCTCAAGTCTGGGTGGCAGTTGCCGTAACATTCCTTGGCCTTGTTGTATTGATCAACTTCGTTAATTTAACCCCCGAGGTAACAGATGATTTCTTTTTCTCCAGTGAAGATCCTCAGTTTCAGTATGAGAAAAAGATATCTAAGCTTTTCGTAAGGAATGACGGCATGATTGTCATAAGCGCAACTGGAGATATAGGCTCTCTTCTTTATCGGGAGAAAGTATACGATTTAAGCGAATCTTTACTGGGCTTAGATGGTGTCTCAGGGGTAAGCAGCTTAACGCATGGACCCAATGATTTCGAAGATGCCCTCAAGAGCCCGATGTGGAAACGTATGATTTTGTCAGACGATATGAAGTCCACAAACCTCATCGTGCTTCTAGATGAAGCTGTCTCTGACCTAATGGTCCCATTTATTGAAGATATGGTCTATCAGTTTGAGAGTCAGGATTTCAAGCTCCGTGTCTCAGGTATGCCCTATATAGTTGAACTTATAAGGCGAAGCTTACTTAGAGATATAAAAGTATTCTCTGTTATAGCCATACTGATATTTGGATTAATTATATTTACCCTATTTCGTTCAAAAGGAGCTTTCTTCGGTACTCTTATAACTTGCCTCAATGCCTGCATCTGGACGTTTATGCTTACAGACTTCCTAGGAATCCCTATTGGAATACTTACAGCTAATCTGGGTACAATAATATGTATTCTTACCTTATCACACATTATATTCCTAACCTATAGCTGGAAGAGTGCCTGTTATGCACCAACCCCTCTGATTCCTCGTCCAAAACTCTGGGGTTTTCCTTTTAAATTGCTCTTTAAGAAAAAACAAGATGATAGCTCTCTGCCCTCATTTACTCCAGTAATCGAAGCTTTGATACTAACATTTCCGCCTTCTTTCTGGGGCATGTTTACAACATTGCTCGGTTTTATAAGCCTTATATTTGTCCAGGCAAAACCCTTAAGAGATCTAGGGGCATCAGGTGCAATAGGAACTTTGATGGCAATAGTTGCAGCCTATACTATCTATCCTGCCTTCTTAAAAGCGTCCAGCGTTGAGAAACAGAAAAAGATAGCTCAGAGCAAACCCAAGATTGAGGTTATTCAAGGCAATATCTATGGTTTTTTAAATAGAAAGAGGAGCTATATTATAACTATTATCGTTGCTATATCTATAATGGTTATACCTGGACTCTTCTCTATCGATTCTGACCCTAGCCTCCTCTCTTATTTTGCAAAAGGGAGTGAGATAAGAAATGGCCTGGGTTATATAGACCGCAATGGAGGCAGCTCTCCGCTTATAATTGTCGTTAAATCTCAATCAGATGAAAAAATAGTCTCTCAGAAAACATTTAAAGACCTTTGGAGGTTACAGGAAGTTTTAGAACAGCACCGCTCGGTTGGTTCAGTCTTATCTCTTCCGGTCTTGCTTGCTCAGGCACGCAAGACTCCTTTGGGTTTTCTTGTCTCTGTGATATCTATGGACGCCTTGATTAGCGTTCTCAAGAAACCTGAGTACGATGCAGTTGCAAAGAGCTTTATATCCTCTGACGGCAAGTATGGCCTCTTCATGCTTCGAATGACCGAGTCCTACAGGGTTCGGTCAAGATTGGAAATAATAGATGAGATAAAAGAGCTTGTCTATGCTCAAGGCTTTGCTCCCGAGATTATAGGTGGGATATACAGTCTCCAAGGCCATCTGGCCAAACTTGTTGCAGTTAGTCTTGTTAACGGGCTGGGCAAGCTAGTACTCTTATTTGCGGTAATAGGCCTTATGATATCACGTTCTTTTAGGATAACCCTCGCTCTCACCCTGAGCGTTGCCATTCTTCCTATATCAATATTAGGTCTTATCGGGCTTTATAGGATTCCTTTGGATATAATATCTGCTCCAGCTTCAAATATCGCAATAGCCATAGGGATAGATGCAATGATACATATGATAAAAGCTTTTCAGCGACTTAAAGATTGGGATAAGGTCAAAGACCATCTCTGGCAGCCTATATTAACGGCTATGTTTGTTATCTCAATTGGTTTTGGAATATTCTCTTTCTCAAGCTTCCCTCCTACGCAGCGTTTTGGGCTTGCAATTCTCGTAGGCTCAATCTTTGCCTCCCTAACAGCTCTTTTTATAATGCCTTTTCTTGTCAAAAAGATAAAGATAGGTAAGCTGCCGAAGTCTGAGACAATGCTTAAGCAAGGTATTTAA
- a CDS encoding lipid-binding SYLF domain-containing protein, translated as MKGILLGIILAISLPAYAGWNAKSSSDRVEETELTVKKFKESDPAMDRFFDKAYGYAVFPTVGKGGIGIGAAYGKGIVYEQGEIVGSTTLKQLSIGFQLGGQAYSEIIFFKSKRDLENFKSGNFELGATASAVAVTVGASADADYSDGVAIFTLPKGGLMYEATVAGQKFTYTEE; from the coding sequence ATGAAAGGAATCTTGTTAGGTATTATATTAGCAATATCTTTGCCGGCCTATGCCGGGTGGAACGCAAAAAGCTCATCAGATAGAGTAGAGGAGACTGAACTAACGGTCAAAAAATTCAAAGAGTCTGATCCTGCAATGGATAGATTTTTTGATAAAGCATACGGTTATGCTGTATTTCCTACTGTTGGTAAAGGTGGCATAGGAATAGGGGCAGCTTATGGTAAAGGCATAGTCTATGAGCAAGGGGAAATAGTAGGCTCTACAACATTAAAGCAGCTAAGCATAGGCTTCCAACTTGGAGGCCAGGCGTATAGTGAGATAATATTCTTTAAAAGCAAGCGTGACCTTGAAAATTTCAAAAGCGGTAACTTCGAACTTGGCGCAACAGCATCTGCGGTTGCTGTAACAGTCGGAGCATCAGCCGACGCAGATTACAGTGATGGTGTCGCTATATTTACCCTTCCAAAAGGTGGATTAATGTATGAGGCAACGGTTGCAGGGCAGAAGTTCACTTATACAGAAGAGTAA